Proteins from one Flavobacterium sp. N2038 genomic window:
- a CDS encoding ABC transporter permease, translating to MLKNYINIFIYRLKHNKLFSFLNILGLSIGIAGLIFALLYWNDEQNYNAWNPEKDKVYQVLVQVTDMPAWSDCALFLKPALDKDPNIESTLYADYWYQKDKIIYKGKKEFVDKIINVEQNFFSFFPFEIIQGDAISAIKDDSSIAISDITAKRIFGNENPIGKQIKCFDQLFSVRAVYHIPGNSSIAPNVIINKMKEITTSGLMNPFILKLLLKVKDPSKIDLTRQKLERLYNHDFITRLAKEAGFTPEVMAKKVGHFTVILEPLSKARLHSVTDGYPETRGNYQFLMIMMGLSLLILILSIVNYINLATANAVKRAKEVGVRKISGASKSDIIIQFLFETIFTTSFSILLALVIVELVLPYYNNFLNKNIILLASQFYIQLVVIFIITVLAAGLLPAIYISNFKTFKVLKGNFERSKNGIWLRNGMLILQFAIAAFFIIGSNIVYQQIKYLQNKDLGFKGDQVISVSLNFPSIEHQSENAEQIIHNKYSIIKQQLYKIKGVQQVSTGLISFDGSDNSISAVLYNDELFKEKVINLDYGMFEMLNIKFIKGRDFDKKIASDTVNSVIINETAAKLMNLKSPIGKELVIREQKLKIIGVVRDFNLMSPEVKVPPIAFHHIKTFDMAHNIDKVYIKLKGDNLENTIANIEKLWSKVDTEYPFKYDFVDKQYARTYETYSKQKSLFSLLNIVVILIALFGLFALASYSIQRRMKEIAIRKTLGAETNVLLKELSKQYVFYCIIGFLIALFPVHFLLNKWLENFAFRIDISIIPFVLGFFILLILTLIIVLSRAYTATKTDILKYLKYE from the coding sequence ATGCTAAAAAACTATATCAACATATTTATTTACCGCTTAAAGCACAACAAACTTTTCTCTTTCCTTAATATTTTAGGATTGTCAATAGGAATTGCCGGGCTGATTTTTGCCCTGCTTTATTGGAACGACGAACAAAATTATAATGCATGGAATCCTGAAAAAGACAAAGTATACCAGGTTTTGGTTCAAGTAACCGATATGCCCGCCTGGTCAGATTGTGCCTTATTCCTGAAACCAGCCTTAGACAAAGATCCAAATATCGAATCTACACTATATGCTGATTACTGGTACCAAAAGGATAAAATTATTTACAAAGGAAAAAAGGAATTTGTAGATAAAATTATCAATGTCGAACAAAATTTCTTTTCTTTTTTTCCTTTCGAAATTATTCAGGGCGATGCAATTTCAGCTATAAAAGATGATTCCAGCATTGCTATTTCAGATATTACGGCTAAAAGGATTTTTGGAAATGAAAATCCCATTGGAAAACAAATAAAATGCTTTGACCAGCTGTTTTCTGTAAGGGCCGTGTATCATATTCCCGGAAATTCTTCGATTGCGCCAAACGTCATCATCAATAAAATGAAGGAAATAACAACTTCCGGATTGATGAATCCGTTTATTTTAAAGTTATTATTAAAAGTAAAAGACCCGTCAAAAATTGATCTAACAAGACAGAAACTCGAAAGACTTTACAACCACGATTTTATTACGCGACTTGCCAAAGAAGCAGGTTTTACACCCGAAGTTATGGCTAAAAAGGTAGGTCATTTTACGGTTATTCTTGAACCTTTGTCAAAAGCCAGATTACATTCGGTAACAGATGGTTATCCTGAAACGCGAGGAAATTATCAGTTTTTGATGATCATGATGGGTTTATCTCTTTTGATTCTCATTTTGTCGATTGTTAACTATATCAATCTCGCCACTGCAAATGCAGTAAAACGAGCAAAAGAAGTTGGAGTGCGTAAAATTTCGGGAGCTTCTAAAAGCGATATTATCATTCAGTTTCTTTTTGAAACTATTTTTACAACCAGTTTCTCCATTTTACTGGCGTTGGTAATTGTAGAACTTGTTTTGCCTTATTACAACAACTTTTTAAACAAAAATATTATACTTCTCGCCAGTCAGTTTTATATACAATTGGTTGTGATTTTCATCATTACGGTTTTGGCTGCTGGATTATTACCGGCAATCTACATCTCCAATTTTAAGACTTTTAAAGTTTTGAAAGGAAATTTCGAAAGAAGCAAAAATGGTATTTGGCTGCGTAACGGAATGCTTATTCTTCAATTTGCAATTGCTGCTTTTTTTATTATTGGATCTAATATTGTATATCAGCAAATTAAATATTTACAAAACAAAGATCTTGGTTTTAAAGGCGATCAGGTAATTTCGGTTTCCTTAAATTTTCCATCAATTGAACATCAGTCAGAAAACGCAGAACAAATTATTCACAATAAATACAGCATCATAAAACAACAACTGTATAAAATTAAAGGCGTTCAACAAGTTTCGACCGGTCTTATTTCTTTTGATGGTTCAGATAATTCTATTTCTGCGGTTCTGTATAACGATGAACTTTTTAAGGAAAAAGTAATCAATTTAGATTATGGCATGTTCGAAATGCTGAATATTAAATTTATAAAAGGCAGAGATTTTGATAAAAAAATAGCGTCGGATACCGTTAATTCAGTTATAATAAATGAAACGGCTGCAAAACTAATGAATCTTAAATCACCGATTGGAAAAGAACTTGTGATACGAGAGCAAAAATTAAAAATCATTGGCGTTGTCAGGGATTTCAACTTAATGAGCCCAGAAGTAAAAGTGCCGCCAATTGCTTTTCATCATATTAAAACCTTTGATATGGCGCATAATATAGATAAAGTTTACATAAAACTAAAAGGTGACAATTTAGAAAACACGATCGCCAATATCGAAAAATTATGGTCGAAAGTCGATACCGAATACCCGTTTAAATATGATTTTGTAGACAAACAATATGCGAGAACTTATGAAACTTACTCCAAACAAAAAAGCTTGTTTTCATTACTTAATATTGTTGTAATTCTAATTGCTCTTTTTGGCTTATTTGCCTTAGCATCTTATTCTATACAACGACGAATGAAAGAAATTGCCATTAGAAAAACGCTTGGGGCTGAAACAAATGTGCTGTTGAAAGAATTATCGAAACAATATGTCTTCTACTGCATTATTGGTTTTTTAATCGCACTGTTTCCTGTTCATTTTTTATTGAACAAATGGCTCGAAAATTTCGCTTTTAGAATAGACATCAGCATAATACCATTCGTTTTAGGATTTTTCATTCTATTAATTCTAACATTAATAATTGTGCTTTCAAGAGCTTATACTGCAACAAAAACAGACATTTTAAAATATTTAAAATACGAATAA
- a CDS encoding ABC transporter ATP-binding protein — protein sequence MITINKLSKVFRTEELETRALSEISLTINQGDFVSIMGPSGSGKSTLLNIIGLLDSASDGSYVLLDQEMVGLKEKEKSKARKENIGFIFQNFNLIDELSVFDNIELPLIYNNVPAGERKSRVNEMAKILGITHRLKHFPQQLSGGQQQRVAVARALINNPKIILADEPTGNLDSKNGNEVMELLTDLHASGSTILMVTHSDYDASFSQKTILMKDGVILSEKVNHRNVDVLVTSKN from the coding sequence ATGATTACCATTAACAAGCTTTCAAAAGTATTTAGAACTGAGGAATTAGAAACCAGAGCATTAAGCGAAATATCATTAACTATAAACCAGGGCGATTTTGTTTCTATTATGGGACCATCCGGAAGCGGAAAATCAACTTTATTAAATATCATCGGGCTTTTGGATAGTGCATCAGATGGGAGTTATGTATTACTTGATCAGGAAATGGTTGGCTTAAAAGAAAAAGAAAAATCGAAAGCCCGAAAAGAAAATATCGGATTCATATTCCAGAACTTTAATCTAATTGATGAATTATCTGTTTTTGACAATATCGAATTGCCATTGATTTACAATAATGTTCCCGCTGGTGAAAGAAAATCAAGAGTAAATGAGATGGCCAAAATATTAGGAATCACACATCGATTAAAACATTTTCCACAGCAACTTTCGGGCGGGCAACAACAACGTGTAGCGGTTGCAAGAGCTTTAATTAATAACCCAAAAATTATTCTGGCCGATGAACCAACAGGAAATCTGGACAGTAAAAACGGAAACGAGGTTATGGAATTACTAACCGATCTTCACGCCAGCGGATCAACAATTTTGATGGTAACGCATTCTGATTATGACGCCTCTTTCTCGCAAAAAACTATTTTAATGAAAGACGGTGTAATCCTTTCTGAAAAAGTAAATCACAGAAATGTAGATGTTCTGGTAACTTCTAAAAACTAA
- a CDS encoding Crp/Fnr family transcriptional regulator: MKKLIDVINGFQKLDSETEAAIQRFFIVEKFEKNELIIEEGKICKKVYFVKSGVIRRFCFENEEEVTKWIYTDNQFVTSMSSFFEQRPSFEIFQACEETVVYSLSYNDEQLLLEYPLFLKFHLKQLRHYLSKINEFHHLFRVMTAEKKYLFLLESFPQIIQKAKLKHIASLIGVSQETLSRIRASII, translated from the coding sequence ATGAAGAAGCTTATTGACGTTATAAATGGTTTTCAAAAGTTGGATAGTGAAACTGAAGCAGCTATTCAAAGATTTTTTATTGTGGAAAAATTTGAAAAAAACGAATTGATCATTGAAGAAGGCAAAATTTGTAAAAAGGTTTATTTTGTTAAATCTGGTGTTATTCGAAGATTTTGTTTTGAAAATGAAGAAGAAGTTACCAAGTGGATTTATACCGATAATCAATTTGTAACTTCTATGAGCAGCTTTTTTGAACAAAGACCTTCTTTTGAAATTTTTCAGGCCTGCGAGGAAACAGTTGTCTATTCGTTGTCTTACAATGATGAACAGCTTTTATTGGAATATCCTTTATTTTTAAAATTTCACCTGAAGCAGCTTCGACATTATCTTTCTAAAATAAATGAATTTCATCATTTATTTCGTGTAATGACGGCTGAGAAAAAGTATCTATTTCTATTAGAATCGTTTCCTCAAATTATTCAAAAGGCTAAGTTGAAACATATTGCTTCTTTAATTGGAGTAAGTCAGGAAACATTGAGTCGAATTCGGGCTAGTATTATTTGA
- a CDS encoding ABC transporter permease, with protein MLKNWTNIFIYQLKNNKLFTALNVLGLSIGIAGLIFALLYWNDEQSYNAWNPEKDKVYQVLVQLTDTPVGTDNTVLLKAHLEKDPNVENIVFADSWYQKSKIIYKGKKEFVDKIVNVEPDFFSLFPFKIIKGNGGGALKDGASIAISEDLAKRVFDNENPIGKQINCLDNLFVVRAVYQIPGNSSIAPNVVVNRMKDLADPAQSRSLFALKILLKVKDPSKVEQTRKMLEKAYYDDVIVREAKQAGFTPEEMTKKVGHFTVFMEPLSTARLQSIADGYPEGRGNYQFLLIMAGLSVLILLLSIVNYINLATANAIKRAKEVGIRKIVGASKSNIILQFMFETILTSLFSILLALVLVELTLPYYNNFLNKNLMIIGGQFYLQLILIFVITILVAGIFPAIYVSNFETLKVLKGNFTRSKSGVWLRNGMLIFQFAIAAFFIIGSSIVYQQVKFLNDKDLGFKGDQLIAIDLNLPPSYYEGENIDKNIFNKYNTIRQELNKIEGVENVSTGLISFDGADNSLSPLLYHDILFKAKHIGIDYGMLEMLKIKIEKGRGLDKKFASDTINSIMINETAAKLMNMKNPIGEEILIRNQNLKIIGVVKDFNLLSPEVKVPPMTFFHLETLHLAQNMNVVYAKLKSKNIDTTLSDIEKFWETNVDKEYPFKYDFVDKQYARTYESYVKQKNLFSLLNVVVILIALFGLFALASYSIQRRMKEIAIRRTLGAETNTLLKELSGQYILYCIIGFLIALFPVYYFLTKWLENFAFRIDISIYPFLTGFIVLLFLTLLIVLSRAYKATKTDILKYLKYE; from the coding sequence ATGCTAAAAAACTGGACCAATATATTTATTTACCAACTTAAGAATAACAAGTTATTTACCGCCCTGAATGTTCTGGGATTATCGATTGGAATTGCAGGATTAATATTTGCTTTACTTTACTGGAACGACGAGCAGAGTTATAATGCCTGGAATCCGGAAAAAGACAAAGTTTATCAGGTTTTAGTGCAGTTGACAGACACGCCTGTCGGTACCGATAATACAGTGTTATTAAAAGCGCATTTAGAAAAAGATCCCAATGTCGAAAACATTGTTTTTGCAGACAGTTGGTATCAAAAAAGCAAAATAATTTATAAAGGGAAGAAAGAATTCGTTGATAAAATAGTCAACGTTGAACCTGATTTCTTTTCTCTTTTTCCTTTTAAAATCATCAAGGGAAATGGTGGCGGTGCATTAAAAGACGGCGCAAGTATTGCGATATCTGAAGATCTTGCAAAACGCGTTTTTGACAATGAAAACCCAATTGGCAAACAAATTAATTGTCTTGACAATTTGTTTGTAGTTCGCGCCGTATATCAAATTCCCGGTAATTCTTCGATTGCACCAAATGTTGTAGTAAATCGAATGAAAGATCTTGCCGATCCGGCTCAGAGCCGAAGTCTGTTTGCTTTAAAAATACTTTTAAAAGTAAAAGATCCGTCAAAAGTAGAACAAACACGAAAAATGCTCGAAAAAGCATATTATGACGATGTGATTGTGAGAGAGGCAAAACAAGCTGGTTTTACGCCTGAAGAAATGACAAAAAAAGTGGGGCACTTTACCGTTTTCATGGAGCCGTTGTCAACAGCAAGATTACAATCTATTGCAGATGGTTACCCGGAAGGCCGTGGAAATTATCAGTTTTTACTAATTATGGCGGGATTATCGGTTCTGATTCTCCTTTTATCTATCGTTAATTATATAAATCTGGCTACAGCTAATGCTATAAAACGCGCTAAAGAAGTAGGAATTCGCAAAATTGTTGGTGCTTCAAAAAGCAATATTATATTGCAATTTATGTTTGAAACGATTCTAACTAGTTTGTTTTCAATCCTATTGGCCTTAGTTCTAGTAGAATTAACTTTGCCTTATTACAATAATTTTTTAAACAAGAATTTAATGATTATTGGAGGTCAATTCTATTTACAACTCATTCTAATTTTTGTCATTACAATTTTGGTTGCAGGAATATTTCCGGCAATTTATGTTTCTAATTTTGAAACATTAAAGGTCCTGAAAGGTAACTTTACAAGAAGCAAAAGTGGTGTTTGGCTACGCAACGGAATGTTGATTTTTCAATTTGCAATTGCAGCTTTCTTCATTATTGGTTCAAGCATTGTATATCAGCAAGTAAAATTTTTAAACGATAAAGATCTTGGTTTCAAAGGAGATCAATTGATTGCTATTGATTTAAATCTTCCACCCTCTTATTATGAAGGAGAAAACATTGACAAAAACATCTTCAACAAATACAATACGATAAGACAGGAATTAAATAAAATCGAAGGAGTTGAAAATGTTTCAACCGGACTTATATCTTTTGATGGTGCAGACAATTCGTTATCACCACTTTTATATCACGATATACTTTTTAAAGCAAAACATATTGGAATCGATTATGGAATGCTTGAAATGTTAAAAATCAAAATAGAAAAAGGCAGAGGACTAGATAAAAAATTTGCTTCTGATACCATAAATTCAATTATGATAAATGAAACAGCAGCAAAGTTGATGAACATGAAAAATCCAATTGGAGAAGAAATTCTAATTAGAAATCAAAATTTAAAAATTATTGGAGTAGTAAAAGATTTCAATCTACTAAGTCCTGAAGTCAAAGTTCCCCCAATGACCTTCTTTCACTTAGAAACTTTACATTTAGCACAAAACATGAATGTAGTTTATGCAAAATTAAAATCTAAAAATATTGACACAACCTTATCAGACATTGAGAAATTTTGGGAAACAAATGTAGACAAAGAATATCCTTTTAAATACGATTTTGTAGATAAGCAATATGCAAGAACGTATGAGTCTTATGTAAAACAAAAGAATTTATTTTCTTTATTGAATGTCGTTGTAATTCTAATAGCTCTCTTTGGCCTTTTTGCATTAGCCTCTTATTCAATTCAAAGACGCATGAAAGAAATTGCTATCAGAAGAACGTTGGGCGCAGAAACCAATACTTTACTCAAAGAATTATCCGGACAATATATTTTGTATTGCATCATCGGATTTTTAATTGCATTATTTCCTGTTTACTATTTTTTAACCAAATGGCTTGAAAACTTTGCCTTTAGAATTGACATCTCAATATATCCATTTCTTACTGGCTTCATTGTTTTATTATTTCTAACTCTATTAATTGTATTATCGAGAGCTTATAAGGCAACCAAAACCGATATTCTGAAATATCTGAAATACGAATAG
- a CDS encoding ABC transporter permease: protein MLKNWINTFFYHIKNNKLFSILNVLGLSIGMATLIFAILFWNDEHAYNQWNPEKDKIYSVLNDIGQNNVWTSNAATTGPMLKAISPDLDSYCYFYAEYAKDVISYNGKKEVLNKIFTAQSNFFSFFPYKFIHGNGKTAIQDRSSIALSDETAERLFGTENPMGKLVRYDGQVFTVRGVYQLSEKSSVMPEAVTTVIDDDLKRTKDEWSYHYGLILKIKNPNATDAIIKNMDKLFFENCSKAQAKQEGLTIDEFLKKYGDPVKTSLLPLPEAKLYSGSSPFSEPNGNLQYLQILMGLSILILLLSIVNYINLATANAIKRAKEIGVRKITGATKGQIIIQFVFETALITVFSALLALVMVEILLPYYNSFLTKDLVLVGSQFYIQLLIITLLVILVSGVLPAIYVSNFEVLKVLKGNFSRSKKGIWLRNGMLVLQFAIAAFFIIGSFIVYKQVNFMAEKDLGFKGKQVLDITFKPKKGKTQFDRYKVIKQEASKIKGVEAVSTALFAMGSQENSWSSASYQNNKPFIIQEMAMDLDMLDILDIKVLKGRKLNPAISSDTISSVLLNEKAAKLIGEKDILNKTILWRDEKVKVVGVVKNFNYFGLESQISPMVFFYATKINGVKDDLRHIFIKVKPDNISETIAGINKFWVQKVDSEYPFEYNFVDKNYARNFKKYENQRNLFALLNIIVILIAVFGLFALASFSMERRLREIAIRKTLGAETNILLKDLSKQYVIFCVIGFLIGILPAYLLLQKWLENFAFRIDIPVLPFIIAFASLLFLTLTIVLAKAYQVTKVEILRYLKYE from the coding sequence ATGCTTAAAAACTGGATCAACACATTTTTTTATCACATCAAAAACAATAAGCTGTTTTCGATTTTAAATGTTTTGGGACTTTCAATAGGAATGGCAACATTGATTTTTGCAATTCTTTTTTGGAATGATGAGCATGCTTACAACCAATGGAACCCGGAGAAAGACAAAATTTATTCGGTTCTAAACGACATTGGCCAAAATAATGTCTGGACATCAAATGCGGCTACCACGGGACCGATGCTAAAAGCAATTTCTCCTGATCTGGACAGTTACTGTTATTTTTATGCCGAATATGCCAAAGATGTGATTTCATATAATGGTAAAAAAGAAGTGCTGAATAAGATTTTTACGGCACAAAGTAATTTCTTTTCTTTCTTTCCGTACAAATTTATTCATGGAAATGGCAAAACGGCAATTCAGGACCGAAGTAGTATTGCATTATCTGACGAAACTGCCGAACGCCTTTTTGGTACAGAAAATCCGATGGGAAAATTAGTTCGATACGATGGTCAGGTTTTTACTGTTCGCGGCGTCTATCAACTTTCTGAAAAATCATCTGTAATGCCCGAAGCTGTTACAACAGTTATTGATGACGATTTAAAAAGAACAAAAGACGAATGGAGTTACCATTACGGCTTGATTCTGAAAATTAAAAATCCAAATGCGACAGATGCCATCATAAAAAATATGGATAAACTTTTCTTTGAAAATTGCTCTAAAGCGCAAGCAAAACAGGAAGGCTTAACGATTGATGAGTTTTTGAAAAAGTACGGTGATCCTGTAAAAACAAGTTTACTGCCATTGCCTGAAGCAAAACTATATTCTGGAAGTTCTCCATTTTCAGAACCAAATGGAAATTTGCAATATCTTCAGATTTTAATGGGCTTGTCAATATTGATTTTACTGCTTTCGATTGTAAATTATATTAATCTGGCAACTGCAAATGCGATAAAAAGAGCTAAAGAAATCGGAGTAAGAAAAATTACCGGCGCCACAAAAGGTCAGATTATAATACAATTTGTTTTTGAAACGGCCTTAATCACAGTTTTTTCAGCGTTGTTGGCATTGGTAATGGTTGAAATTTTATTGCCTTATTATAATTCTTTTCTAACTAAAGACCTGGTTCTTGTTGGATCGCAATTCTACATTCAATTATTGATAATTACGTTGCTCGTAATACTGGTTTCTGGAGTTTTACCGGCGATTTATGTTTCGAATTTTGAAGTATTAAAAGTCCTGAAAGGGAACTTTTCCCGAAGTAAAAAAGGAATCTGGCTTCGAAACGGAATGCTGGTTTTACAATTTGCAATTGCTGCTTTTTTTATCATCGGATCTTTCATCGTTTACAAACAGGTAAATTTTATGGCCGAAAAAGATTTAGGTTTTAAAGGAAAACAAGTTTTAGATATCACCTTTAAACCTAAAAAAGGAAAAACGCAATTTGACAGATATAAAGTCATCAAGCAAGAAGCCTCAAAAATAAAAGGTGTCGAAGCTGTTTCGACTGCTCTATTTGCAATGGGATCGCAGGAAAATTCATGGTCAAGTGCGAGTTATCAAAACAACAAACCATTTATAATTCAGGAAATGGCAATGGATTTAGATATGTTGGATATCTTGGATATTAAAGTATTAAAAGGGCGAAAATTAAATCCTGCTATTTCTTCGGACACTATTTCATCAGTGCTTTTAAACGAAAAAGCTGCCAAATTGATTGGAGAAAAAGACATTCTAAATAAAACTATTCTTTGGAGAGATGAAAAAGTAAAGGTTGTTGGCGTGGTTAAAAACTTTAACTATTTCGGACTTGAAAGCCAAATTTCACCTATGGTTTTCTTTTATGCAACCAAAATAAACGGAGTAAAAGATGACCTTAGACATATTTTTATAAAAGTCAAACCCGACAACATCTCCGAAACTATTGCTGGTATTAATAAATTCTGGGTACAAAAAGTAGATTCTGAATATCCTTTTGAATATAATTTTGTAGATAAAAATTACGCACGAAACTTTAAAAAATATGAAAACCAAAGAAACTTATTCGCCTTACTGAATATCATCGTAATCCTAATTGCTGTTTTCGGATTGTTTGCGCTAGCTTCTTTTTCTATGGAAAGAAGATTACGAGAAATCGCTATAAGAAAAACTCTTGGTGCAGAAACCAATATTTTGCTTAAAGATCTATCCAAACAATATGTTATTTTTTGTGTGATTGGCTTTTTAATCGGAATACTTCCAGCTTATCTTTTATTACAAAAATGGCTTGAGAATTTTGCGTTCCGAATTGACATTCCGGTTTTACCCTTTATAATTGCTTTTGCGTCTTTATTGTTTCTAACACTTACAATCGTTTTAGCAAAGGCATACCAAGTAACAAAAGTGGAGATTTTACGATATTTAAAATACGAATAA
- the lpxA gene encoding acyl-ACP--UDP-N-acetylglucosamine O-acyltransferase — translation MKNSVIEKRAIIGKNVHFGNFCTIEDDVIIGDNSWLGNNVTILSGSRVGNNCQIHSGTVVGGIPQDLKFNNEYTLVEIGNNNIIRENVTINRGTSSKGITRIGNSNLIMANAHIGHDCTIGNNCIIGFSVGMAGEVVTGDFVNISGLTAVHQFSRIGSYSMISGLSRIVKDIPPFVTVAHEPLRFAGLNVVGLRRREFSSDKIEEIKSIYRIIFQEKRNTKTALELIELNFEPTFERDEILNFIKLSKRGIVKGI, via the coding sequence TTGAAAAATTCTGTAATAGAAAAAAGGGCAATTATTGGAAAGAATGTTCATTTTGGAAATTTTTGCACAATCGAAGATGATGTGATCATTGGTGATAATTCCTGGTTGGGTAATAACGTAACAATTTTAAGCGGTTCGAGAGTAGGTAATAATTGCCAAATTCATTCCGGAACTGTAGTTGGGGGAATTCCTCAGGACTTAAAGTTTAATAATGAATATACTTTGGTCGAAATTGGTAATAATAACATCATCAGAGAAAATGTTACGATAAACCGTGGTACTTCTTCAAAAGGAATAACCCGCATAGGAAATTCTAATTTAATTATGGCAAATGCTCATATTGGGCACGATTGTACTATTGGTAATAATTGTATTATTGGTTTTAGTGTTGGTATGGCGGGTGAAGTAGTTACTGGCGATTTTGTTAATATAAGTGGGCTAACCGCTGTACATCAGTTTTCCCGAATTGGAAGTTATAGCATGATTAGTGGTTTAAGCAGAATTGTGAAAGATATTCCTCCTTTTGTAACTGTAGCTCATGAGCCTTTACGATTCGCCGGTTTAAATGTTGTGGGTCTTCGCAGAAGAGAATTTTCTTCTGATAAAATTGAAGAAATCAAATCAATTTACAGAATTATTTTTCAGGAAAAAAGAAATACTAAAACCGCTTTGGAATTAATAGAGCTAAATTTTGAGCCAACTTTTGAGCGTGATGAAATTTTGAATTTTATTAAATTATCAAAACGCGGAATTGTAAAAGGAATCTAG
- a CDS encoding sigma-54-dependent transcriptional regulator, with protein MKKTNASILIIDDQEDILFASKVYLKKYFENIYTLNNPKNIVELLAKNTIDVVLLDMNYRIGFEDGREGLYLLKEIKTLSPKTVVILMTAFGKVETAVEGLKSGAFDYILKPWENIKLLESVKQAVEKARKEQKKIKNPEIADDFFIGNSEIIKKAYSFADKVAKTDANVLILGENGTGKFVLAHHIYSQSERKDQPFINVDLGSLNSNIFESELFGYAKGAFTDAKTDTPGRFEMAQNGTIFLDEIGNVPLHLQSKLLQVIQTKTVTRLGETKARPLNVRIITATNLNLKLEVADKNFREDLYYRINTMEIILPPLRERNEDKIPLAEYLLEKISEKYGRSQITFDKKVLEQIEKHAWNGNIREMENKIERAVILCENNKITVSDLDLEQITEYENPDDIQLSSVEKATVEKALLKHNNNISKTAEELGLSRGSLYRRLEKYNISTN; from the coding sequence ATGAAAAAGACCAACGCTTCAATTTTAATCATCGACGATCAGGAAGACATCCTTTTTGCATCAAAAGTCTATCTGAAAAAGTATTTTGAGAATATTTATACACTCAATAATCCGAAAAATATTGTCGAATTATTAGCAAAAAACACCATAGATGTTGTTTTGCTGGACATGAATTACAGAATAGGTTTTGAAGATGGGAGAGAAGGTCTGTATTTATTGAAAGAAATAAAAACACTTTCGCCAAAAACGGTTGTGATTTTAATGACGGCTTTTGGAAAAGTTGAAACAGCTGTCGAGGGTTTAAAATCGGGTGCTTTTGATTACATCTTAAAACCCTGGGAAAATATAAAACTATTAGAATCGGTAAAGCAAGCCGTGGAAAAAGCACGCAAAGAACAAAAGAAAATAAAAAATCCGGAAATTGCCGATGACTTTTTTATTGGCAATTCTGAGATTATAAAAAAAGCCTATTCTTTTGCTGATAAAGTAGCAAAAACAGATGCCAATGTTTTGATTCTTGGTGAAAATGGAACCGGAAAGTTTGTTCTGGCTCATCATATTTATTCACAGTCTGAAAGAAAAGATCAGCCTTTTATCAATGTTGATTTAGGGTCATTAAACTCAAATATTTTCGAAAGTGAATTATTCGGTTATGCAAAAGGTGCTTTTACTGATGCCAAAACCGATACACCCGGACGTTTTGAAATGGCGCAAAACGGCACTATTTTTCTGGATGAAATTGGAAATGTTCCGCTTCATTTACAGTCCAAATTATTGCAGGTTATTCAAACCAAAACCGTAACAAGATTAGGCGAAACAAAAGCACGACCTTTGAATGTGAGAATTATCACGGCGACCAATCTGAATTTAAAACTTGAAGTTGCTGATAAAAATTTCAGAGAAGATTTGTATTATCGAATCAATACAATGGAAATTATTTTGCCTCCGTTGCGCGAAAGAAACGAAGACAAAATTCCGCTGGCAGAATATCTATTAGAAAAAATCAGTGAAAAATACGGGCGAAGCCAAATTACTTTTGATAAAAAAGTATTGGAACAAATCGAGAAACACGCCTGGAACGGGAATATTCGCGAAATGGAGAATAAGATCGAGCGTGCTGTTATTCTCTGCGAAAACAATAAAATTACAGTTTCAGATTTAGATTTGGAGCAAATTACTGAATATGAAAACCCGGATGATATTCAGCTTTCTTCTGTTGAAAAAGCTACGGTAGAAAAAGCGCTTTTGAAACACAATAATAATATCAGTAAAACGGCCGAAGAACTAGGATTGTCAAGAGGTTCTTTGTATCGTCGCCTGGAGAAATATAACATCAGTACCAATTAG